A genomic segment from Arcobacter sp. CECT 8986 encodes:
- a CDS encoding methyl-accepting chemotaxis protein — translation MKKSSSFGNKLLFQVLGTTILVFGLSMFFVSKYSYNSSQEEASNFIQKTAEKYASDVQGDIDRSFLVIRMLKSKFEEALNNNVKLDEEETVSYLKRVLDHNPHLSGLWFKIKDTGLLFNTVKDDSNKLYYDKNGAFNPYVTKSNGKYKIQPGAVYNENDAWVGGPMKSGKDYITKPYFYPVDGVDTLMATLSLPMYYKGNYIGTIGGDIVLETFAKMTKKIKVYEHGYTFILDSYDSIIGHPNEKFLGKSIYDVDEDTEDYKAALEESKDGKDYIFSRVSPTTNETSYYYSKSFPIAQTDTNWTFFVSVSEEEYLSHAMFIRNFSIVAGILALLIIAGIITISIRRLNKNLSSISFGLDDFFKYLNKESTSPKTIEINSTDEFGVMAYNINTNVKKIQEGIDKDNNLIEEVKTILNTVGKGHLDKRITAQTDTDSLNELKNLLNDMLKNLESLIGKDLNVIIDTLATYTNRDFTAQLDPSSCGKIGNEIIQMNKMITNMLQASQADGVSLQNSSTELTSSVRTLSNNATSQASSLEETAAAIDEITSTIEQTSLKAQEMLGISNDTRNSAAEGKGFANETVKSMDEINEQVTAINEAITVIDQIAFQTNILSLNAAVEAATAGEAGKGFAVVAQEVRNLASRSAEAAREIKALVENATLKTNSGKEISNKMIEGFTQLESKILSTSKLIDDVTNAAKEQSIGMTQISDAVGQLDKFTQENAAIAEKTNSIAQETNAVAFKVVENVDKNNFEGKGSVAKQPKQEVRASTKKDNEDTFSYKKTEVKTASTPKKEQTFKSQASDDDEWESF, via the coding sequence ATGAAAAAGAGTTCAAGTTTTGGGAATAAACTTCTTTTCCAGGTTTTAGGGACTACTATTTTAGTATTCGGTTTATCTATGTTTTTTGTATCAAAGTATTCGTATAATAGCTCTCAAGAAGAAGCATCGAATTTTATTCAAAAAACAGCAGAAAAATATGCATCTGATGTACAAGGAGATATTGATAGATCATTTCTTGTAATTAGAATGCTTAAATCAAAGTTTGAAGAAGCATTAAATAATAATGTTAAATTAGATGAAGAAGAGACAGTTTCTTACTTAAAAAGAGTATTAGACCATAATCCTCATTTATCAGGTTTATGGTTCAAAATAAAAGATACTGGATTATTATTTAATACAGTAAAAGATGATTCAAATAAACTTTATTATGATAAAAATGGTGCATTTAATCCATATGTAACAAAATCAAATGGAAAATATAAAATACAACCAGGTGCAGTTTATAATGAGAATGATGCATGGGTTGGTGGTCCAATGAAATCAGGAAAAGATTACATTACAAAACCATATTTCTATCCAGTTGATGGAGTTGATACTCTTATGGCTACACTTTCATTGCCAATGTATTACAAAGGTAATTATATTGGAACTATTGGTGGAGATATTGTTTTAGAAACATTTGCCAAAATGACTAAAAAGATAAAAGTTTATGAGCATGGTTATACTTTTATTTTAGATAGTTATGACTCAATTATTGGTCATCCAAATGAAAAATTCTTAGGAAAATCAATTTATGATGTTGATGAAGATACAGAAGATTATAAAGCAGCATTAGAAGAGTCAAAAGATGGTAAAGACTATATATTTTCAAGAGTTTCACCAACAACAAATGAGACTTCATATTATTATTCAAAAAGTTTTCCAATAGCACAAACTGATACAAACTGGACTTTTTTTGTTTCAGTATCAGAAGAAGAGTATTTATCACATGCTATGTTTATTAGAAACTTTTCTATTGTTGCAGGTATATTAGCTTTACTTATTATTGCAGGTATTATCACTATTTCAATTAGAAGATTAAATAAAAACTTATCTTCTATTTCATTTGGTTTAGATGATTTCTTTAAATATTTAAATAAAGAATCAACAAGTCCTAAAACAATTGAGATAAATTCAACGGATGAATTTGGTGTAATGGCATACAACATTAATACAAATGTTAAAAAGATTCAAGAAGGTATTGATAAAGACAATAATTTAATTGAAGAAGTAAAAACAATTCTAAATACTGTTGGAAAAGGTCATCTAGATAAAAGAATAACTGCACAAACAGATACTGATTCATTGAATGAGTTAAAAAATCTATTAAATGATATGTTGAAAAATCTTGAAAGCCTAATTGGAAAAGATTTAAATGTAATTATTGATACATTAGCAACATATACAAATAGAGACTTTACGGCACAACTTGACCCTTCATCATGTGGTAAGATTGGTAATGAGATTATTCAAATGAATAAAATGATTACAAATATGCTACAAGCAAGTCAAGCAGATGGAGTATCATTACAAAATAGTTCAACAGAATTAACTTCAAGTGTTAGAACATTAAGTAATAATGCGACAAGTCAAGCATCTTCTTTAGAAGAAACTGCTGCTGCTATTGATGAGATTACAAGTACTATTGAACAAACAAGCTTAAAAGCACAAGAGATGTTAGGTATTTCTAATGATACAAGAAACTCTGCTGCTGAAGGTAAAGGTTTTGCAAATGAAACTGTAAAATCAATGGATGAAATAAATGAGCAAGTAACTGCTATTAATGAAGCAATTACAGTAATTGACCAAATTGCATTCCAAACAAATATTTTATCACTTAATGCAGCAGTTGAAGCAGCAACAGCTGGTGAAGCTGGAAAAGGATTTGCAGTAGTTGCACAAGAAGTAAGAAATCTTGCTTCAAGAAGTGCAGAAGCAGCGAGAGAGATAAAAGCTTTAGTTGAAAATGCTACACTTAAAACAAATAGTGGTAAAGAGATTAGTAATAAAATGATTGAAGGATTTACACAACTTGAAAGTAAAATTTTAAGTACAAGTAAATTAATTGATGATGTTACTAATGCAGCAAAAGAGCAAAGTATTGGTATGACTCAAATCTCAGATGCAGTTGGTCAACTAGATAAATTTACTCAAGAAAATGCAGCAATTGCAGAAAAAACAAATAGCATTGCTCAAGAGACTAATGCAGTTGCATTTAAAGTTGTTGAAAATGTTGATAAAAATAACTTCGAAGGGAAAGGTTCAGTTGCAAAACAACCTAAACAAGAAGTAAGAGCATCAACTAAAAAAGATAATGAAGATACATTTTCTTATAAAAAAACTGAAGTAAAAACTGCTTCAACTCCAAAAAAAGAACAAACTTTCAAATCACAAGCAAGTGATGACGATGAGTGGGAAAGCTTTTAG
- a CDS encoding methyl-accepting chemotaxis protein, with protein MKSFGNKLLVKILLAVIIVFSVTLFFISKMSVNSAQTSAKMYVKQKAETFALDFKGRIDSTTSVINTFYSDFQAAINQGVRLDEIHTVEKLKKILLDNENILGLWWSFKKQGVLFNTKSNSNHKIKDEWYLDNGEFNPYIININNQIKIQKAEKYNEDNVWIKKAVENKKPYITDPYYHDVDGIKTLLITLSIPLFKQGEVIGILGGEIRLDNLSKITQEIKVYENGYAFLVNQSGIIIGHPEKGLVSKHLQDYTNNDNNYIVAINNIKDLKDHSFVTTARNGLKSYYYSKPFDIKNIDYNWAVFVNIPEDEYLEDAHNITYFSVIASIIGILLISVVILFNVKRLKTNLSTISIGLNQFFKYLNKEAKDTKHINLVSNDEFGQMAQDINSNVEKIKKTIEEENILLTDVNETVNNVSKGYLNKRIEKSCSTGTLNELKKLFNNMLDNLEKLVGANINNISHILEKYAKRDFTEVLDKQNAGVIGEKLIDVNQMLTQLLVDSQKDGIILKDSATNLTKNVNNLNNNANEQAASLEETAASIEEITSNILQTSEKSQEMLNISTQTKSSAQEGKKLANDTVMAMEEINTTVNNINEAITVIDKIAFQTNILSLNAAVEAATAGEAGKGFAVVAAEVRNLANRSAEAAKEIKELVESATIKANNGKVASNKMIEGFNTLENKIEITNNLIDDVSNAAKEQTVGMTQISEAVNQLDKVTQGNAAVAEKTNSIAIETNNIAIQIVKNVHKNEFNGKETTTTKNDKVVKQKEEPIVQKPKNNIIVEQKDDNEWESF; from the coding sequence GTGAAAAGTTTTGGAAACAAACTATTAGTAAAAATTTTACTAGCAGTAATTATCGTTTTTTCGGTAACTCTATTTTTTATTTCTAAAATGTCAGTTAATTCAGCACAAACAAGTGCAAAAATGTATGTAAAACAAAAAGCAGAAACATTTGCTTTAGATTTTAAAGGAAGAATTGATTCAACAACAAGTGTTATTAATACTTTTTATTCTGATTTTCAAGCAGCAATAAATCAAGGTGTTAGATTAGATGAAATACATACTGTTGAAAAACTTAAAAAAATCTTGCTTGATAATGAAAACATATTAGGGTTATGGTGGTCTTTTAAAAAACAAGGTGTTCTTTTTAATACGAAATCAAATAGTAATCATAAAATAAAAGATGAATGGTATTTAGATAATGGAGAATTTAATCCTTATATTATAAATATTAATAATCAAATTAAAATCCAAAAAGCTGAAAAATATAATGAAGATAATGTATGGATAAAAAAAGCAGTTGAAAATAAAAAACCATATATTACAGATCCTTACTATCATGATGTAGATGGAATAAAAACTCTACTAATTACTTTATCAATACCATTATTTAAGCAAGGGGAAGTTATTGGTATATTAGGAGGAGAAATAAGATTAGATAACTTATCAAAAATCACACAAGAAATTAAAGTATATGAAAATGGGTATGCTTTTTTAGTTAATCAATCAGGAATAATAATAGGACATCCTGAGAAAGGATTAGTTTCAAAACATCTACAAGATTATACAAATAATGATAACAATTATATTGTTGCCATTAATAATATTAAAGATTTAAAAGACCACTCTTTTGTAACAACTGCAAGAAATGGATTAAAATCATATTATTATTCAAAACCATTTGATATAAAAAATATTGATTATAACTGGGCTGTTTTTGTTAATATTCCAGAAGATGAATATCTTGAAGATGCGCATAATATTACTTATTTTTCAGTAATTGCTTCAATTATAGGAATATTACTAATTTCTGTTGTAATCTTATTTAATGTAAAAAGATTAAAAACTAATCTATCAACAATATCAATAGGATTAAATCAATTTTTTAAATATCTAAACAAAGAAGCAAAAGATACAAAACATATAAATCTAGTTTCAAATGATGAATTTGGTCAAATGGCACAAGATATAAACTCAAATGTAGAAAAAATCAAAAAAACAATAGAAGAAGAGAATATTTTATTAACAGATGTAAATGAAACAGTAAATAATGTTAGTAAAGGATACTTAAATAAAAGAATTGAAAAGAGCTGTTCTACTGGTACATTAAATGAATTAAAAAAATTATTTAATAATATGCTAGATAATTTAGAAAAATTAGTTGGTGCAAATATAAATAATATTAGTCATATTTTAGAAAAATATGCAAAAAGAGATTTTACAGAAGTATTAGATAAGCAAAATGCAGGTGTTATAGGAGAAAAACTAATAGATGTAAATCAAATGCTAACACAACTTTTAGTGGATAGTCAAAAAGATGGGATTATACTAAAAGATAGTGCAACAAATCTAACAAAAAATGTAAATAATCTAAATAACAATGCAAATGAACAAGCTGCATCACTTGAAGAAACAGCAGCTTCAATAGAAGAAATTACAAGTAATATATTACAAACTAGTGAAAAATCACAAGAGATGTTAAATATATCTACTCAAACAAAAAGCTCTGCACAAGAAGGTAAAAAACTAGCAAATGATACAGTTATGGCAATGGAAGAAATTAATACAACTGTTAATAATATAAATGAAGCAATTACAGTAATTGATAAAATTGCATTCCAAACAAATATTCTTTCTCTTAATGCAGCGGTTGAAGCAGCAACAGCAGGTGAAGCTGGAAAAGGTTTTGCAGTTGTAGCAGCAGAAGTTAGAAATCTAGCAAATAGAAGTGCAGAAGCTGCTAAAGAGATAAAAGAGCTTGTGGAAAGTGCAACTATAAAAGCAAATAATGGAAAAGTTGCAAGTAATAAAATGATTGAAGGATTTAATACATTAGAAAATAAAATTGAAATAACAAACAATTTAATAGATGATGTATCAAATGCAGCAAAAGAGCAAACAGTAGGTATGACTCAAATATCTGAAGCTGTAAATCAACTAGATAAAGTAACACAAGGAAATGCAGCAGTAGCAGAAAAAACAAACTCAATTGCAATAGAGACAAATAATATAGCAATTCAAATTGTTAAAAATGTACATAAAAATGAGTTTAATGGAAAAGAGACAACAACTACAAAAAATGACAAAGTTGTAAAACAAAAAGAAGAACCTATCGTTCAAAAACCAAAAAATAATATAATCGTCGAACAAAAAGATGATAATGAGTGGGAAAGCTTTTAA